In one Flavobacteriales bacterium genomic region, the following are encoded:
- a CDS encoding MgtC/SapB family protein — MDELTDAWTRTDAHLLVRLAVAAGIGFLIGLEREFAKRVRERADAGQEPTAQEKQFAGLRTFTLIALLGFLAALSADSLGAWFFGLSLAGFIGLLVTSYRASIRRGDVGATSEVTALITFLLGGLAYEGELLFIIIVAVLVLLLLSFKLPLHRFVTRLNEQEVRAIIEFVVITVLVLPFLPNEGFGPHGTWNPKEIWTMVVLVSGISLVGYLLAKFLGSGRGTLMAGVVGGLVSSTAVALGFARRMRDGQGTAAHLALGILAAAAIMYPRMLLEVFAANRALLGTVAFPLVVITLAGLGSAAVLRRTRSDESDAPPMLANPLNFRIALQFAVLYAVVRWLVVWANVRFGDAGTYVAGAVAGITDVDAVTLGMSRLAMDPVWEQQAVVTILLAALVNTLVKHFIVLVVGGRALWRAVTPGFIAMELAALGGILWAAWG, encoded by the coding sequence ATGGATGAACTGACCGACGCCTGGACGAGGACCGATGCGCACCTGCTGGTGCGTCTGGCGGTGGCTGCGGGCATCGGATTCCTGATCGGCCTGGAGCGGGAGTTCGCCAAGCGCGTGCGCGAGCGGGCTGATGCGGGGCAGGAGCCCACCGCCCAGGAGAAGCAGTTCGCCGGCCTGCGCACCTTCACCCTCATTGCGCTGCTCGGTTTCCTCGCAGCGCTATCCGCTGACTCCCTGGGGGCGTGGTTCTTCGGCCTGTCCCTCGCAGGGTTCATCGGGCTGCTGGTCACTTCGTACCGTGCCAGCATCCGGCGCGGCGATGTGGGCGCCACCTCCGAGGTGACGGCGCTCATCACCTTCCTGCTCGGCGGCCTGGCCTACGAAGGCGAGCTGCTCTTCATCATCATCGTCGCGGTGCTGGTGCTCCTGCTGCTGTCCTTCAAGCTGCCGCTGCACCGCTTCGTCACGCGGCTCAATGAGCAGGAGGTGCGCGCCATCATCGAGTTCGTGGTCATCACCGTGCTCGTGCTCCCGTTCCTGCCGAATGAGGGCTTTGGCCCGCATGGCACCTGGAATCCGAAGGAGATCTGGACCATGGTGGTGCTGGTCTCCGGGATCAGCCTGGTGGGTTACCTGCTGGCCAAGTTCCTCGGCAGCGGAAGGGGCACGCTGATGGCCGGCGTTGTGGGCGGGCTGGTCTCCAGCACGGCCGTGGCGCTGGGCTTCGCCCGCAGGATGCGCGACGGGCAGGGCACGGCCGCGCACCTGGCGCTGGGCATCCTGGCGGCCGCAGCCATCATGTACCCCCGCATGCTGCTGGAGGTCTTCGCGGCGAATCGCGCCCTGCTGGGCACCGTGGCCTTCCCGCTCGTGGTGATTACCCTGGCCGGGCTGGGGTCGGCAGCGGTCCTCCGCCGGACGCGGTCCGATGAGAGCGATGCACCGCCGATGCTCGCCAATCCCCTGAATTTCCGCATCGCTCTGCAGTTCGCGGTGCTCTATGCGGTGGTACGTTGGCTGGTGGTGTGGGCCAACGTGCGCTTCGGCGATGCAGGCACCTATGTTGCGGGCGCGGTGGCCGGCATCACCGATGTGGATGCAGTGACGCTGGGGATGTCGCGCCTGGCGATGGATCCCGTGTGGGAGCAGCAGGCCGTGGTCACCATCCTGCTGGCGGCGCTGGTGAATACGCTGGTAAAGCACTTCATCGTGCTCGTCGTGGGCGGCAGGGCGCTCTGGCGGGCGGTGACGCCCGGCTTCATCGCCATGGAGCTCGCTGCGCTCGGCGGCATCCTCTGGGCGGCTTGGGGCTGA
- a CDS encoding dehydrogenase E1 component subunit alpha/beta codes for MAPTTIEDRQLRFERGTRSDAFLIETYEKLVFPRIIEEKMLSLLRQGKISKWFSGIGQEAIAVGATMALRDDEYILPMHRNLGVFTTRGMPFRKLFAQWQGKATGYSKGRERSFHFGSQEHKVVGMISHLGPQMGIADGIALAHKLKKESRCTIVFTGDGATSEGDFHESVNVAAVWDLPVLFIIENNGYGLSTPSSEQFRMKSFVDKAVGYGIEGVQIAGNNILEVQETLARLADSVRENPRPILVECITFRMRGHEEASGTKYVPKELFEEWGKKDPVANYEAWLLKTGVLTIAQRDAIRARLKDGIEADLKHAFEEPEPVPDAEREHADVYADIGRGTSSVDASRRPAALPAEPAASGAPEKRMIDAIQEGLRQSMERHPGLVLMGQDIAEYGGAFKITEGFVEQFGKERVRNTPLCESAILGASLGLSIKGMKAMMEMQFADFVSEGITQICNNLAKMHYRWGQHADVVVRMPSGAGVGAGPFHSQSNEMWFVKTPGLKVVFPSNPYDAKGLLMTAFEDPNPVMFFEHKAMYRSINGPVPEQPYGIPFGKARVVREGSAMSIITYGMGVHWATDVQRETGIDIDIIDLRTLVPLDVETILASVKKTGKVLLLHEDTLTAGFGGELAAIIAEHAFEHLDAPIVRVASWDTPVPFAIPLEQGFLPKGRLKASVERLSAY; via the coding sequence ATGGCCCCGACCACCATCGAAGACCGCCAGCTCCGGTTCGAGCGCGGCACCCGCAGCGACGCCTTCCTCATCGAGACCTACGAGAAGCTCGTCTTCCCCCGCATCATCGAGGAGAAGATGCTGAGCCTGCTGCGGCAGGGCAAGATCAGCAAGTGGTTCAGCGGCATCGGCCAGGAGGCCATCGCCGTGGGGGCCACCATGGCCCTGCGCGATGATGAGTACATCCTGCCCATGCACCGCAACCTGGGCGTATTCACCACGCGCGGCATGCCCTTCCGCAAGCTCTTTGCGCAGTGGCAGGGCAAGGCCACCGGCTACAGCAAGGGCCGCGAGCGCAGCTTCCACTTCGGCAGCCAGGAGCACAAGGTGGTGGGCATGATCAGCCACCTGGGCCCCCAGATGGGCATCGCCGACGGCATTGCGCTGGCCCACAAGCTGAAGAAGGAGAGCCGCTGCACCATCGTCTTCACCGGCGATGGCGCCACCAGCGAGGGCGACTTCCACGAGAGCGTGAACGTGGCCGCTGTATGGGACCTCCCGGTGCTCTTCATCATCGAGAACAACGGCTACGGGCTGAGCACGCCAAGCAGCGAGCAGTTCCGTATGAAGAGCTTCGTGGACAAGGCCGTGGGCTACGGCATAGAGGGCGTGCAGATCGCGGGCAACAACATCCTGGAAGTGCAGGAAACGCTGGCCCGCCTGGCCGACAGCGTGCGCGAGAACCCCAGGCCCATCCTGGTGGAGTGCATCACCTTCCGCATGCGCGGCCATGAGGAGGCGAGCGGCACCAAGTACGTGCCCAAGGAGCTCTTCGAGGAGTGGGGCAAGAAGGACCCCGTGGCCAACTATGAGGCCTGGCTGCTGAAGACGGGCGTGCTCACCATCGCGCAGCGCGATGCGATCCGCGCCCGCCTGAAAGACGGCATCGAGGCCGACCTGAAGCACGCGTTCGAGGAGCCGGAACCCGTGCCCGATGCGGAACGGGAACATGCGGACGTGTATGCGGACATAGGTCGTGGCACCAGTAGCGTCGACGCATCGCGTCGACCTGCTGCGCTGCCAGCAGAACCCGCCGCAAGCGGCGCCCCCGAGAAACGCATGATCGACGCCATCCAGGAAGGTCTGCGCCAGAGCATGGAGCGCCACCCGGGGCTGGTGCTGATGGGGCAGGACATCGCCGAATACGGCGGGGCCTTCAAGATCACCGAGGGCTTCGTGGAGCAGTTCGGCAAAGAGCGGGTGCGGAACACGCCGCTGTGCGAGAGCGCCATCCTCGGAGCTTCGCTGGGCTTGAGCATCAAGGGCATGAAGGCCATGATGGAGATGCAGTTCGCCGACTTCGTGAGCGAGGGCATCACCCAGATCTGCAACAACCTGGCGAAGATGCACTACCGCTGGGGCCAGCACGCCGACGTGGTGGTGCGGATGCCCAGCGGCGCGGGCGTGGGCGCGGGCCCCTTCCACAGCCAGAGCAACGAGATGTGGTTCGTGAAGACGCCGGGGCTGAAGGTGGTGTTCCCCAGCAACCCCTACGATGCCAAGGGCCTGCTGATGACGGCCTTCGAGGACCCCAACCCGGTGATGTTCTTCGAGCACAAGGCCATGTACCGCAGCATCAACGGACCGGTGCCCGAGCAGCCATACGGCATCCCCTTCGGCAAGGCCCGCGTGGTGCGCGAAGGGTCGGCGATGAGCATCATCACCTACGGCATGGGCGTGCATTGGGCCACCGATGTGCAGCGGGAGACCGGCATCGACATCGACATCATCGACCTGCGCACCCTAGTGCCGCTGGACGTGGAGACCATCCTGGCCAGCGTGAAGAAGACCGGCAAGGTGCTGCTGCTGCACGAGGACACGCTGACCGCCGGCTTCGGCGGTGAGCTGGCGGCCATCATCGCCGAGCATGCCTTCGAGCACCTGGATGCGCCGATCGTCCGCGTAGCCAGCTGGGATACCCCGGTGCCCTTCGCCATCCCGCTGGAGCAGGGTTTCCTGCCGAAGGGAAGGTTGAAGGCGTCGGTGGAACGGCTCTCAGCCTACTGA
- a CDS encoding CRTAC1 family protein, with protein sequence MKRFFAASALLAALPTAAQQGTCATAPSVILGVTNVGPVQGDPNTYCGGGTNGANAAWFRYTATMDTSVRITTNIPGYPVNDTRVSVYTGTCDALTCVAWDDDGGGSLTAMATWAVTAGTTYTIAFDNRYSTAPFAFNLTLVQPPPPPPPALITFTNVIIPNASGIQGAVDMNNDGRDDAVMPGYASFKVAYQGEDAAYTTVTFPTTNAANTASWSFAVGDWDSNGHRDLLYGGGSGATFMTANADGSAYTQFSPTQYIFSQRTNFVDINLDGHLDAFVCHDVDANVAFINNGAGQLVHTQGGYGTTCGNYGSIFTDIDNDGAMDLFVAKCGCDPTDLMMLNNGSGGFANIAPAQGLADGHQSWSSAWGDFDNDGDMDVLIGSSGGGAHKLMLNDGAGNFTNGTAGSGMDLVAGSSIEWTAHDFDNNGYVDILGGGGLHLNNGDGTFTTGNTSTGNHAVGDMDGDGFLDVCTGNGYQRNNGNANNWIRIIPVGVVSNRDAIGARVTITSALGTQIRDIRSGDGFRYMSFIGAHFGLGSDTEVEEVSIRWPNGTVEVLKAPAINAVHTIYEGLTTSVTDRAEDAALRAVPNPAQERISFAGAPVGALLEVLDATGRIALSTRYQGILDIQALTPGLYVARINGPGGTAQLRFTKD encoded by the coding sequence ATGAAGCGATTCTTCGCCGCCAGCGCCCTGCTGGCCGCACTTCCCACCGCCGCCCAGCAGGGCACTTGCGCCACCGCCCCATCCGTCATTTTGGGCGTCACCAACGTGGGCCCGGTGCAGGGCGACCCGAACACCTATTGCGGCGGCGGCACCAATGGCGCCAACGCCGCGTGGTTCCGGTACACCGCCACCATGGACACCAGCGTGCGGATCACGACCAACATACCCGGCTATCCGGTCAACGACACGCGCGTGAGCGTCTACACCGGCACCTGCGATGCCCTCACCTGCGTGGCCTGGGACGACGATGGCGGTGGAAGCCTCACGGCCATGGCCACCTGGGCGGTGACTGCGGGCACCACCTACACCATCGCCTTCGACAACCGGTACTCCACGGCTCCCTTCGCGTTCAACCTCACGCTGGTGCAGCCGCCTCCCCCGCCCCCACCTGCGCTCATCACCTTCACCAATGTCATCATCCCCAACGCCAGCGGCATCCAAGGTGCCGTGGACATGAACAACGATGGCCGTGACGACGCGGTGATGCCCGGCTATGCCAGCTTCAAGGTGGCCTACCAGGGCGAGGATGCCGCCTATACCACCGTCACCTTCCCCACCACCAATGCCGCGAACACCGCATCGTGGAGCTTCGCCGTGGGCGACTGGGACAGCAACGGCCACCGCGACCTGCTCTACGGCGGCGGCAGCGGCGCCACCTTCATGACCGCCAACGCCGATGGTTCCGCCTACACGCAGTTCAGCCCGACGCAATACATCTTCAGCCAGCGCACCAACTTCGTCGACATCAATCTCGACGGCCACCTCGACGCCTTCGTCTGCCACGATGTGGATGCGAATGTGGCCTTCATCAACAACGGCGCCGGCCAGCTGGTGCACACGCAAGGCGGCTACGGCACCACCTGCGGCAACTACGGCAGCATCTTCACCGACATCGACAACGACGGCGCCATGGACCTCTTCGTGGCCAAGTGCGGATGCGACCCCACCGACCTGATGATGCTCAACAACGGCAGCGGCGGATTCGCCAACATCGCGCCGGCGCAAGGCCTCGCCGACGGCCACCAGAGCTGGAGCAGCGCCTGGGGCGACTTCGACAACGATGGCGACATGGACGTGCTCATTGGATCGAGCGGCGGAGGCGCCCATAAGCTGATGCTCAACGATGGCGCCGGCAACTTCACCAATGGCACCGCCGGCAGCGGCATGGACCTCGTCGCCGGCTCCAGCATCGAGTGGACGGCGCACGACTTCGACAACAACGGCTACGTGGACATCCTCGGCGGCGGCGGCCTCCACCTCAACAACGGCGATGGCACCTTCACCACGGGCAACACCTCCACGGGCAACCACGCGGTGGGCGACATGGATGGCGACGGCTTCCTGGATGTCTGCACCGGGAACGGCTACCAGCGGAACAACGGCAACGCCAACAACTGGATCCGCATCATCCCGGTGGGCGTGGTGAGCAACCGCGATGCGATCGGCGCCCGGGTGACCATCACCAGTGCGCTGGGCACCCAGATCCGCGACATCCGCAGCGGCGACGGCTTCCGCTACATGAGCTTCATCGGCGCCCACTTCGGCCTCGGCAGCGATACCGAGGTGGAGGAGGTGAGCATCCGCTGGCCCAATGGCACGGTGGAAGTGCTGAAAGCCCCGGCCATCAACGCCGTGCACACCATCTACGAGGGCCTGACCACCTCGGTCACCGACCGGGCGGAGGACGCCGCGCTGCGCGCGGTGCCGAATCCCGCGCAGGAACGCATCAGCTTCGCAGGCGCCCCCGTCGGTGCGCTGCTGGAGGTGCTCGATGCCACGGGCCGCATCGCCCTGAGCACCCGCTACCAGGGCATCCTCGACATCCAGGCGCTCACGCCCGGCCTCTACGTGGCCCGCATCAACGGCCCCGGGGGGACGGCGCAGTTGCGTTTCACCAAGGACTGA